From Salmo salar chromosome ssa09, Ssal_v3.1, whole genome shotgun sequence:
AGGAAACTCCGGAGGACATTGGAATGGTGACTTTCTCTGCCAAGTAGGGTTCAAAGGCGATCAATTGTGTCCTTGCTGTGGAGGTGATGACATCACCCTGTACCTCAGTGGCAATAGGGTCTGAGCATTTCACTGTGACTTTGGTTGGAGAGGCCAATGAAGGACCAAATTGTTCGCTTGTGACTGTTGAACTAATATCTGCAAAAGCATCCGATGAGTGTACTGAAAAGGTCAAGCTGATGTCCTGTTCCACAGAGTCAGGGCTTTTCTCACTTCCTTCTTTCTCAGCAGTGTCTTTTTCTAAAATCTTGGCAGATTCTGAAGGAGAAGATAGTCCAAATGTGGGAAACTTAAACCACCCAAACTTAGATTTTTCTTTGGCTTCTTCCTCTTTATGCACAGACTGGGTTTCAACACTGGTTTGAGCATTTAGTTCGGTTTTCCCTGAGGCTGTTATATCTTCCCTTGAGCCTGTGAGCTTCTCTTCCACTTCCTCCAATTTGGGAACATCAAATTCAACATCAATGCTTCTTAATACCTCCCCAAATGTTGTCAAAGTCAACTTTGGTGATTTCTCTGGTCCTTGTGGTTTCACTGGAATCTCATAATTCTCCAAAATAACATTTGGATTTATATCATCATGTTCATTCTCAGGTTTGGATTTTGAAATGCTCAATCTGGGCATTTTGAAGGTTGGAAGTTTGAATTTACTAGGCGAGTCTTGACCTTTACTGGGTGAGCCTTGACCTTTGCTGGGGGAGCCATGGCCTTTATCATCAATTGTCAGTTTTGAAACTTCAACTTCATGAACATCCACTTCGGCTATTGCCATTCCACCTTTAACTGAGGGCCTTTTAGATCCAGCATCATGTAGCTGTACTTCTCTAGATCCTTTAATGTCAACTGTGTCCCTGTGTTCCGGTAAATCAATTTGTAATGAAGCTCCAAGTAGTTGATCTATAATTTCTACCCCAGGCACTTTAATATCCTTCTCTTTATCAGAGACATCGACTACAACCTTTGACGTTGCACCAGATTTAGGGAATTTGAATGTTGCCATTTTGAATCCCATCTCTGATGTTTCTAGTTTTCCATCAACTGATAAACCTTCATATTTCATTTCAACTTGACTCTCCGGAGCTTTCATTTCCACCTCAGGCTCTTTGACCTCCACATTTCCCTCTGGAAGCGAAATGTCCACCTTTGGAAGACTGACATCAACCTCAGGTGGTTTCACTTCTGGTTTGGAAAACCCTCCAAATGACATCTGTGGTATTTTCATTTTCACATCAATTCCTGTAGCAGCTCCATCGGGTATTTCAATTTCACCAGAAGGCACTTTGAGTTCAACGCTAGGTGGTTGGACCTCCACGCTGGCCTCTGGTAAGGTGACTTCTATGACTTTCTTTGATACACTTAAATCCATCTCAGGATCCTTACCCTTTGGCAATGACATTCCAAATGTTGGTAGCTTGAATATTCTTCCTTGTCCCTCATGTTCAACATCATGTTTAATTTCAACTTGAATCTCTGGAGCTTCAATTTCCACCTCAGGCTCTTTGACCTCCACCTTTCCCTCTGGAAGAGAAATGTCCACCTTTGGAAGACTGACATCAACCTCAGGTGCTTTCACTTCTGGTTTTGAAAATCCAAATTTGGGGAATGACATTCGGGGCTTTTTCATTTTCACATCAATATCTTTAGAAACTGCTTCTGGTATTTCAACTTCAACAGAGGGCACTCCAACTTCAACATCAGGTAGTTGGagagctgctcttctctctggTAAGTCGACGTCTACATCTGTCTTTGCGATACTTAAGCCAATTTCAGGACCTTTAACCTTTGGCAATAAGATTCCAAATTTAGGTAGTTTGAACTTACTTCCTTGTCCCTGAAGCTCAATTCCATGTTTCATTTCAACTTGAATTTCTGGAGCTTTAATTTCCACAGCTGGCTCTTTGACTTCCACCTTTCCCCCTGGAAGAGAAATGTCTGCCTTTGGAAGACTGACATTAACCTCCGGTGATTTCACTTCTGGTTTTGAAAACCATCCAAATGACATCCGTGGCTTCTTCATTTTTACATCCATCTCTGTAGCATCTCCCTCAGGCATTTCAACTTCACCAGAAGACACTTTGAGTTCAATTCTAGGTGGTTGGCCATCCACGCTGGCCTCTGGTAAAGTGAGAATTTCAAGTGTTTTACTCTTCACATCCACATCTATAGATGGGCCTTTAAGGTCAACACTTGGCTTTTCAATGTTAATGGCTGACATTGTCAGCTTGGGCTCTGGCATTTCAGATCCATGAACCTTGATGTCCTTGTCCACATCAGGTACCTCTACTGGAGCAGCTGCTCCAAATTGAGGGAATTTTAAAGTTGGCATTTTGAATCTTGAGGGGGAGCCAACAGTATCTTTCACCTCAGCTTGAATCTCTGGAGCTTCAATTtccacctcagtctccttgacCTCCACCTTTTCCTCTGGAAGAGAAATATCCACCTCTGGAAGACTGACATCAACCTCAGGTGCTTTCACTTCTGGTTTTGAAAATCCAAATTTGGGGAAAGACATTCGGGGCTTTTTCATTTTCACATCAATATCTTTAGAAACTGCTTCTGGTATTTCAACTTCAACAGAGGGCACTCCTACTTCAACATCAGGTAGTTGGAGGTCTGCTCTTCTCTCTGGTAAGTTGACATCTACATCTGTCTTTGAGATACTTAAGTCAAATTCAGGACCTTTAACCTTCGGCAATGAGATTCCAAATTTTGGTAGTTTGAACTTACTTCCTTGTCCCTCAAGCTCAATTCCATGTTTCATTTCAACTTGAATTTCTGGAGCTTTAATTTCCACCTCTGACTCTTtgacctccacctctacctctggaAGAGAAATATCCCCCTTTGGAAGACTGACATCAACCTCCGGTGCTTTCACTTCTGATTTTGAAAACCATCCAAATGTCATCCGTGGCTTTTTCATTTTCACATCAATTTCTGTAGCAACTCCTTCAGGAATTTCACCTTTACCAGAAGGCACTTTGAGTTCAATGCTAGGTAGTTGGACCTCTACACTGGCCTCTGGTAAAGTGACAATGTCAAGTCTTTTGCTCTTCACATCCAGATCTATAGATGGGCCTTTAAGGTCAACACTTGGCTTTTCAATGTTAATTGCTGACATTGTCAGCCTGGGCTCTGGAATTTCAGATCCATGAACCTTGATGTCCTTGTCCACATCAGGTACCTCTACTGTGATGTTTGGAGCAGCTGCTCCAAATTGAGGGAATTTTAAAGTTGGCATTTTGAATCTTGAGGGGAAGCCTACGGTATCTTTCACCTCGACTTGAATCTCTGGAGCTTCAATTTCCACCTCAGGCTCTTTGACCTCCACCTTTTCTTCTGGAAGAGATATATCCACCTCTGGAAGACTGACATCAACCTCAGGTACTTTCACTTCTGGTTTTGAAAATCCAAATTTGGGGAATGACATTCGGGGCTTTTTCATTTTCACATCAATATCTTTAGAAACTGCTTCTGGTATTTCAACTTCAACAGAGGACACTCCAACTTCAACATCAGGTAGTTGGTCTGCTCTTCTCTCTGGTAAGTTGACATCTACATCTGTCTTTGAGATACTTAAGTCAAATTCAGGACCTTTAACCTTCGGCAATGAGATTCCAAATTTAGGTAGTTTGAACTTACTTCCTTGTCCCTCAAGCTCAATTCCATGTTTCATTTCAACTTGAATTTCTGGAGCTTTAATTTCCACCTCTGACTCTTTGACCTCCACCTTTACCTCTGGAAGAGAAATATCCCCCTTTGGAAGACTGACATCAACCTCCGGTGCTTTCACTTCTGATTTTGAAAACCATCCAAATGACATCCGTGGCTTTTTCATTTTTACATCAATTTCTGTAGCAACTCCTTCAAGAATTTCACCTTTACCAGAAGGCACTTTGAGTTCAATGCTAGGTAGTTGGACCTCTACGCTGGCCTCTGGTAAAGTGACAATGTCAAGTCTTTTGCTCTTCACATCCAGGTCTATAGATGGGCCTTTAAGGTCAACACTTGGCTTTTCAATGTTAATTGCTGACATTGTTAGCCTGGGCTCTGGAATTTCAGATCCATGAACCTTGATGTCCTTGTCCACATCAGGTACCTCTACTGTGATGTTTGGAGCAGCTGCTCCAAATTGAGGGAATTTTAAAGTTGGCATTTTGAATCTTGAGGGGGAGCCTACGGTATCTTTCACCTCGACTTGAATCTCTGGAGCTTCAATTTCCACCTCAGGCTCTTTGACCTCCACCTTTTCTTCTGGAAGAGATATATCCACCTCTGGAAGACTGACATCAACCTCAGGTACTTTCACTTCTGGTTTTGAAAATCCAAATTTGGGGAATGACATTCGGGGCTTTTTCATTTTCACATCAATATCTTTAGAAACTGCTTCTGGTATTTCAACTTCAACAGAGGACACTCCAACTTCAACATCAGGTAGTTGGTCTGCTCTTCTCTCTGGTAAGTTGACATCTACATCTGTCTTTGAGATACTTAAGTCAAATTCAGGACCTTTAACCTTCGGCAATGAGATTCCAAATTTAGGTAGTTTGAACTTACTTCCTTGTCCCTCAAGCTCAATTCCATGTTTCATTTCAACTTGAATTTCTGGAGCTTTAATTTCCACCTCTGACTCTTTGACCTCCACCTTTACCTCTGGAAGAGAAATATCCCCCTTTGGAAGACTGACATCAACCTCCGGTGCTTTCACTTCTGATTTTGAAAACCATCCAAATGACATCCGTGGCTTTTTCATTTTTACATCAATTTCTGTAGCAACTCCTTCAAGAATTTCACCTTTACCAGAAGGCACTTTGAGTTCAATGCTAGGTAGTTGGACCTCTACGCTGGCCTCTGGTAAAGTGACAATGTCAAGTCTTTTGCTCTTCACATCCAGGTCTATAGATGGGCCTTTAAGGTCAACACTTGGCTTTTCAATGTTAATTGCTGACATTGTTAGCCTGGGCTCTGGAATTTCAGATCCATGAACCTTGATGTCCTTGTCCACATCAGGTACCTCTACTGTGATGTTTGGAGCAGCTGCTCCAAATTGAGGGAATTTTAAAGTTGGCATTTTGAATCTTGAGGGGGAGCCTACGGTATCTTTCACCTCGACTTGAATCTCTGGAGCTTCAATTTCCACCTCAGGCTCTTTGACCTCCACCTTTTCTTCTGGAAGAGATATATCCACCTCTGGAAGACTGACATCAACCTCAGGTACTTTCACTTCTGGTTTTGAAAATCCAAATTTGGGGAATGACATTCGGGGCTTTTTCATTTTCACATCAATATCTTTAGAAACTGCTTCTGGTATTTCAACTTCAACAGAGGGCACTCCTACTTCAACATCAGGTAGTTGGTCTGCTCTTCTCTCTGGTAAGTTGACATCTACATCTGTCTTTGAGATACTTAAGTCAAATTCAGGACCTTTAACCTTCGGCAATGAGATTCCAAATTTAGGTAGTTTGAACTTACTTCCTTGTCCCTCAAGCTCAATTCCATGTTTCATTTCAACTTGAATTTCTGGAGCTTTAATTTCCACCTCTGACTCTTTGACCTCCACCTTTACCTCTGGAAGAGAAATATCCCCCTTTGGAAGACTGACATCAACCTCCGGTGCTTTCACTTCTGATTTTGAAAACCATCCAAATGACATCCGTGGCTTTTTCATTTTTACATCAATTTCTGTAGCAACTCCTTCAGGAATTTCACCTTTACCAGAAGGCACTTTGAGTTCAGTGGTAGGTGGTTGGACCTCTACGCTGGCCTCTGGTAAAGTGACAATGTCAAGTCTTTTGCTCTTCACATCCAGATCTATAGATGGGCCTTTAAGATCAACACTTGGCTTTTCAATGTTAATTGCTGACATTATCAGCCTGGGCTCTGGAATTTCAGATCCATGAACCTTGATGTCCTTGTCCACATCAGGTACCTCTACTGTGATGTTTGGAGCAGCTGCTCCAAATTGAGGGAATTTTAAAGTTGGCATTTTGAATCTTGTGGGGGAGCCTATGGTATCTTTCACCTCGACTTGAATCTCTGGAGCTTCAATTTTAATCTCAGGCTCTTTGACCTCCACCTTTTCCTCTGGAAGAGAAATATCCACCTCTGGAAGACTGACATCAACCTCAGGTGCTTTCACTTCTGGTTTTGAAAATCCAAATTTGGGGAAAGACATTCTGGGCAT
This genomic window contains:
- the LOC106610951 gene encoding neuroblast differentiation-associated protein AHNAK; the encoded protein is MSQLESPESGVIVKMAKETCAEGLVVSGGKEGIFIKEVRPESPASKLLSVHEGDQILSATVYFDNVTYEDALQILEHAQPYKMELLLKRKPIKTSTLESEPALEIIQVEEGSSPEMRGHSKTKRHGDRISWPKFPSFSKSQKSHFKRSHSTSEADDKRKLELSPTTSDTESPIKSQEAVKGKTKKHKIKLSSMKMKGRKSMSVEQPDQDTDILTVEHVEGMENQQSQDDIHSPDGLESASVDTSQVYVLESESEKMESTKIRNECILPDLAGSETKQHKVELISLDKTLKTTDITVALADQESPSTKKSPEGKKKKKENKERSELKFTFKGNEKKDKHKQNIPVKLSLKSLKTPREDMITSDLSAHDNTLLSPTVVSHTELEECQLPIDINTQVIINESSGKTLPSTDMEMSMPKVDICLDMSDIGLIRKSPQIGQEQHLKETYVKTDVNAQEISIHAKVISITMEPDSQMEIQASKLPTERSIDDVLAQIGTRSAPKFKLQRVDPADFVIDKPIKMTDVKIVEMDVKGLTVEDKGLKILPSREDIEIPGIEDASLTSTKAPVIKQPKTAFTLPVEEIQAQTVQMVIDVDRVKEAVSKLPGFKLPKGDIAGLPAHQQITMTDVNAERVDATLSKITDIKAQLDTYVKKTDINALPEKLSRSSVTTFKLPKTHIFDLGAHEPITMTKIDHTKTKQEAGKTNEDEIQIELHKRENVEKAGMETIQQKGTPNKVEKEKETGEILEPKFAVPVPEGPTITSEERNRIPATYTKGLDKKSKKANISMPRFGITQTDIRFPDIGIGLPKRDPSVEKKDEVKDESNALHLEMKMSEAEIKLSKVPDSEYSTIKTQTPTIRTLSSETMPEVPSSDIKGAVMGIDVQSVDVEVPSVEVEIPETVYKDIDVKMKKRQMSFPKFGVKAPEIDVSVLKPDISLPEGNMEVKLPEVEIEVPELQVEVKDTVESPSRFKIPTLKFPKFGAVSPIVTVELPDGTERPEPKLSISGKVHAVDFEKQSDLKKSSVKIPSIDVDVKTKGLELEGQGSKFKLPNQGISLPKVKCPEIDLGLSKKDIDVTLPETNVEIQPPDVELKVSSGEVEMPEQAATEIDVKVKKPRISFPGLGFSKPEVCEVDVSLPKVDISLPEGNVGVKKSEVEMTAPEIQVEVKHDIELEGQGSKFKLPKFGISMPKVKGPEIDLSLSKKVIDVTLPEDKVEVQPSDVEIEVPSGQVQMPEGAATEIDVKMKKPRMSFGWFSKPEVKPPEVDVSLLKVGISLPEGKVEFKEPEVEFKAPESQVEVKHDIELHGQGSMFKLPTSVISLPKVKGPEIDLSWSKTDVDVELPDVEVKVPSFDVEIPEVVSKDIDVKMKKTQMSFPEFGFTEVKAPALDVSLPKVDISLPEGKVEVKESEVEIKAPKIQVEMKHGIELQGQRSKFKLPKFGVSLPKVKSSEIDLSVSKADVDVDLPERRAALQLPDVEVGVSSVKVEKPEAVSKDIDMKMKMPRMSFPKFGFSKPEVKAPEVDVSLPEVDISLPEEKVEVKEPEIKIEAPEIQVEVKDTIGSPTRFKMPTLKFPQFGAAAPNITVEVPDVDKDIKVHGSEIPEPRLIMSAINIEKPSVDLKGPSIDLDVKSKRLDIVTLPEASVEVQPPTTELKVPSGKGEIPEGVATEIDVKMKKPRMSFGWFSKSEVKAPEVDVSLPKGDISLPEVKVEVKESEVEIKAPEIQVEMKHGIELEGQGSKFKLPKFGISLPKVKGPEFDLSISKTDVDVNLPERRADQLPDVEVGVPSVEVEIPEAVSKDIDVKMKKPRMSFPKFGFSKPEVKVPEVDVSLPEVDISLPEEKVEVKEPEVEIEAPEIQVEVKDTVGSPSRFKMPTLKFPQFGAAAPNITVEVPDVDKDIKVHGSEIPEPRLTMSAINIEKPSVDLKGPSIDLDVKSKRLDIVTLPEASVEVQLPSIELKVPSGKGEILEGVATEIDVKMKKPRMSFGWFSKSEVKAPEVDVSLPKGDISLPEVKVEVKESEVEIKAPEIQVEMKHGIELEGQGSKFKLPKFGISLPKVKGPEFDLSISKTDVDVNLPERRADQLPDVEVGVSSVEVEIPEAVSKDIDVKMKKPRMSFPKFGFSKPEVKVPEVDVSLPEVDISLPEEKVEVKEPEVEIEAPEIQVEVKDTVGSPSRFKMPTLKFPQFGAAAPNITVEVPDVDKDIKVHGSEIPEPRLTMSAINIEKPSVDLKGPSIDLDVKSKRLDIVTLPEASVEVQLPSIELKVPSGKGEILEGVATEIDVKMKKPRMSFGWFSKSEVKAPEVDVSLPKGDISLPEVKVEVKESEVEIKAPEIQVEMKHGIELEGQGSKFKLPKFGISLPKVKGPEFDLSISKTDVDVNLPERRADQLPDVEVGVSSVEVEIPEAVSKDIDVKMKKPRMSFPKFGFSKPEVKVPEVDVSLPEVDISLPEEKVEVKEPEVEIEAPEIQVEVKDTVGFPSRFKMPTLKFPQFGAAAPNITVEVPDVDKDIKVHGSEIPEPRLTMSAINIEKPSVDLKGPSIDLDVKSKRLDIVTLPEASVEVQLPSIELKVPSGKGEIPEGVATEIDVKMKKPRMTFGWFSKSEVKAPEVDVSLPKGDISLPEVEVEVKESEVEIKAPEIQVEMKHGIELEGQGSKFKLPKFGISLPKVKGPEFDLSISKTDVDVNLPERRADLQLPDVEVGVPSVEVEIPEAVSKDIDVKMKKPRMSFPKFGFSKPEVKAPEVDVSLPEVDISLPEEKVEVKETEVEIEAPEIQAEVKDTVGSPSRFKMPTLKFPQFGAAAPVEVPDVDKDIKVHGSEMPEPKLTMSAINIEKPSVDLKGPSIDVDVKSKTLEILTLPEASVDGQPPRIELKVSSGEVEMPEGDATEMDVKMKKPRMSFGWFSKPEVKSPEVNVSLPKADISLPGGKVEVKEPAVEIKAPEIQVEMKHGIELQGQGSKFKLPKFGILLPKVKGPEIGLSIAKTDVDVDLPERRAALQLPDVEVGVPSVEVEIPEAVSKDIDVKMKKPRMSFPKFGFSKPEVKAPEVDVSLPKVDISLPEGKVEVKEPEVEIEAPEIQVEIKHDVEHEGQGRIFKLPTFGMSLPKGKDPEMDLSVSKKVIEVTLPEASVEVQPPSVELKVPSGEIEIPDGAATGIDVKMKIPQMSFGGFSKPEVKPPEVDVSLPKVDISLPEGNVEVKEPEVEMKAPESQVEMKYEGLSVDGKLETSEMGFKMATFKFPKSGATSKVVVDVSDKEKDIKVPGVEIIDQLLGASLQIDLPEHRDTVDIKGSREVQLHDAGSKRPSVKGGMAIAEVDVHEVEVSKLTIDDKGHGSPSKGQGSPSKGQDSPSKFKLPTFKMPRLSISKSKPENEHDDINPNVILENYEIPVKPQGPEKSPKLTLTTFGEVLRSIDVEFDVPKLEEVEEKLTGSREDITASGKTELNAQTSVETQSVHKEEEAKEKSKFGWFKFPTFGLSSPSESAKILEKDTAEKEGSEKSPDSVEQDISLTFSVHSSDAFADISSTVTSEQFGPSLASPTKVTVKCSDPIATEVQGDVITSTARTQLIAFEPYLAEKVTIPMSSGVSSSSVDTLKLESGTHVSTSNIQAIPDTQKATLLTDFGLQTGTAGVSFASWSVDDTNKTQSDGQTLIERHVVREMSGTDRETVFITQNVTHVFGAEPISDETASSIKQMKDTTQSEKNDIF